CGCGCTGCGCTGATGGGCTCGGACTAGGCCGATGTGTCGACGTCGAGCCGGTCGCCGGGCGAGACCCTCGCGCCCCTTGCCCAATCCGCACCAGACATTTCGCGCTTTCCCTCCGGCTGCACCGAGAGCAGACGCAGCGCGCCTTGGCCACAGGCGACCAGTGGCCCGTTCCGGCTCGCTTCAAGAATTTCGCCAGGCGCTCCGGATCCCTCCTCTGCGCGCGAGGCCAAGACAGCGATCCGCCGCCCCTGAAACGAGCCAAAGCTGCCCGGCCAAGGGACGAAGCCGCGTATCTGATTGTGTAACTCCGTTGCAGGTCGCCTCCAATCCAAGCGCCCGTCCTCTTTGGTCAGTTTTCGCGCCCATGTGGCCGACGCCTCGTCCTGCGGAGTTCGCCGGACCTCGCCGTTCTCGATGAGTCGGATCGCCTCCAACATGAGTTCGGCTCCGGCGTTGGCGAGTCGTGACTCGAGCGTCAGAGCGGTGTCCCCAGGGAAAATGGGATGGCTTTGCTGCAACAAAATCGGTCCCGCGTCCATCTTGGGCGTCACCTCGGCAATCGTCACCCCCGTTTCCGTCTCGCCGTTTGCGACGGCCCATTGAATCGGAGCCGCCCCCCGATAGCGCGGCAGCAGCGAGGGATGAATGTTGATGCATCCTTTGGGGGGCAGGTTGAGTAATCGCGAGGGGATGTATTGGCCGTACGCCGCAACCACGATCAGCTCCGGCGCCCGTGCGGCGATTTCTTCGAAGGCGTCACCGATTCGCTCAGGAGTGAGTGTCGGAATCCCGAGCCGTTCAGCCGCGTCTTTTGCAGGGCAGGGCTTGACCTTTCGGCCGCGGCCCTGCGGGCGATCGGGCTGCGTCACGCAGGCGAGCACAAGATGCGGCGAGCGCGCTAGCGCCTCGATCGCGGGCACCGCAAATGCGTCCGAGCCCATGAAGAGAATTCGCATCGCTGCCTCTAGGTCGTCGGACGCCCCATCAGGTCGCTCAAATCCCTGCCCGGCCGAACAACCTCGAACCAGATCCCGACTCCGTACGCGACGTGCATGAACGGCAATAGGGGCAGGAGCAGAGAATCCGCGAACCGCCTTGTTTGCCAGACCACTTCCGCCGTGACCGCCAGCGCCACAAGAAAGTAGGCCGCGACATTCGCGGCCAGCAACCATGACCCCGCAACGTGGACTGCGGCCAGCGCCGCGCACACCACGAGCGACGCGACCCACGCCGCCGGCACCAATGGCGTCCATTCCACATCGACGCCGGCGCGAATCAGCCGCACACGCGTCGCTCCATATCGAAAAATCTGTCGCCAGAATCCGCGGAAGGTGGTCTTGGGATAGTGGAAAACATATGCCTCCGAGTCGAAGACGAGCGCGTAGCCCATTCGCGCCGTGCGGAACGCCGCAACCATCTCTTCGCCGGGGTAGAACGCTGGATCAAAACCGCCCAGTCGCTCCATCGCCTCGCGGCGAAAAACCATGTTGCAGCCGATGATCCGAGACCATTTGACCCGCTTGCGCGCCTCGGCGCCTCGAAGATAGCGGTGCGCAACGTAACCGGCCGCCCGGGATGAAAGCGCGAGCCCCGCCAGCCGGGCGAATAGAGAAATATCCGTGGGCACCAACGAAGGCCCGCTCACCATCCCGACATCCGGCGCGGAAAACGAGTCAAGAATCCGGCCGATCCAATGGCTGGGGACGTAGACATCGTCGTCCAGAAAGGCGACTAGATCGGCTCGGGCCTCTTGAAACCCCGCATTGCGCTTTCGACTCGCGTCGCCGGTTTCAAAGCGCATGGGCAGGTGCCGGACCCGCGGGTTGCCCGAAATGAGCGCCGCCACGCGCTCCGAAACCGCTGCATCAGGAATAATGCCGACGATGATGATTTCGATCAGGCCGGCATCCGGCGATGCCAGAAGCGATTCCAGTGATTTGAACAGGATTGGCCGACCCATGGTGGGGATCACCACCGAGAGCGACGGCCTTGCCCCACCGGACTCTCGCGCGTCAGGCCTCATCCCTGCGAAGGCGACTGCTTCGAGCGGCAAACACCGCGCCGAGCGCCGCCAAGGCAAATCCGACCGCCTGCGCATGGAGCGTCAACCGCGGCGGATAATGCTCGAGCGTGACGGCGTGAATCCCGGCCGGAACCCAGACACCCACGAAGATATGATCGCATCGAAACACATCCGCCGGCTCGCCGTTGATGGTGGCCCGCCAATAGGGAGTGTATTTTTCGCTGAACCGCAGCACGCCGCCGGACTCGGATGCCACCCGCAATTCCGCGCGGCCCGTCTCGAAGCGAAGGATCTCGACGGACCCGGAAATCCCGGAACCAGTCGACTCCGGAAGACGAACCGTTTCCGGCACGAGGGCTCGTTCCAGCGGCGTATACTCCCGCGACGCCATCCGGTCCAGTGTCCGACGCTTGTCTAGCGCCTCCCACCCCGACAGCAGCGCGAAACGCGGTGCCGGAGCGACATGTCGCGCGACAATATGCCGCCCGCGATTCTGCTCGGTCCCGGCGGCAACGCGGAATCCGCCGCCCTGCGGAAACACATTGAACGCATATTCGAGCGAAAATTTTCCCCGAAAACTCGGGTTGCTTTCCAATTCCGGCCAGACTTGCGCCGGACCGAGCAGATATCCGATGGCAAATGAAGGCCACAGGACATCCGGACGATTTCCCACAGCCTGAAAATACTCGCGGTAATCTTCGGGCATGCGCATTTGCGCAGCGTTGTAGGTCGCAATCCCGCAATACGGAAACAGAATGTTGAGCCAGTGCGAATATGCCGGATCTTGGCCCGCGATGAAAACCCGCTGGGAGCCCAGTCGTTCGGCCAACAGATCGACCACAGCGTTGCGCGAAATAAATCCCTCCGCCGGCACGGTCTTGACGTAGTGGCGACTGATGATTAGTTGGTCCACGGCAACCACTGCCACGGCTGCCCATGCCAGGCGCCCCGACGAGCGTCTGCTCAGCGCCAGGCAGAGCCCCGCTGCCACCGCGAGCAATGCGCCCGCATGCAAAACGGACCATGCGCGGTTTTCGGCTATGACCCCGCCGAATTGGCCCCAACCCGCTTGTGCGAAGCGTTGTGCGGACGTAGCGGTCGAAGAAACCATCCCAAGCCCTATCAGCAGCAGCAGCGCCGCCACTCCGGCGGCAGCGAAAGCGAAGCGCCGCGCGCGTCGGCTGTCGGCCGCTTGCGATGCCAACAGGGCATCCAGGCCGAAGGCCGCCAACACGCCTATTGCGAATTGCGTCACCTGCATGAACTTGACGGGCGCCCGGATCGACGACATGCCCGGAAGCTCAAAAAACAACCGGTAGACGGGCGTGAATTTTCCACAGCCGAGCACGAAGGTAACGGCGACGGCCACCAGCCAAAATATAGTTTCCAGCCGCCGCGGATGTCCGCGCTGCAACCCCAACCAAACCCCTAGGCAGGCAAACGCGACCGGGATCGACCCCAGATACAGCGTCTCCAGCTTGAAATTCATGAAACCCTGCCGCGTGGTGTCCCATTCTTTGGAACGGCCCAATCGGCCCCAATAAGGGCCGGCCGTCTCGCCGCTTCGCCATCCGAAAAATCCCGGCGCAATCCATTCGATGGTCTCCTCCGGCGGCCAGCTCCACTGCGTACAGTAGTCCCAGACCTCCTCCGGAGTCCGGGCCTCCGAGCCCTCCCCATCCAGTGCGTAGAACGAAGTAGCCACCCAGATCGCGCGGCCCGCCGTCAAAAGCGCCACGATTCCGATCGGAACCAGTGTTCGCGCCCAGAGGACCCAAGAGCGCCCGAACTCACGCGCAGCGGCGAATAGAGCATAGGGTCCGAGAACGATTGAGAAAAATACCGCCAGGTCCGCCTGCTCCAAAAACATGCCCCCGCATGCCGCTCCCGCAAGCGCGCCCCATGCGGCGGAGCGTCGACGTATTGCCTCCTCGATCAGCCAGACCGCCAGTCCGGCAAACATCACCACGCCAAATTTGCCGATGTGCCCCGCATAGGTCAGAAAAAAGGTGCTGCCCAGCCAGAACGCGGTAAGCGCTCCCAGCAGCGCAGGGACCAGACGCACTCCCCTCGCGCGCAAAAACAGCCCAAAGCCAATCGTGCCGACGGCAAGATCGAAGGCATGGATCACCTTGTGAAAAAGGCCAACCGGCAGTAGCCACAGCAGCAGGTTCGTCGAATTGATCAATAGAAAGCCCGGCTGACCGGCCAGAATGGAATCGTCCCAGAGTCGCCAGAACCCCTCTGGCAGCCAACGCTGTCGCATGGCGACATGGCCGATGTTGTCGTCGCTGGTGAACAAAACCGTACCTGGCAGCCACGCCTCGCGATACACGATCAGACCCATCGCGATTGCCGCCGCGATAAGTGCCCAATAATCCCGGCGCGGCCATGCCAGGCTGCCTGCTTGTTCTTTACTCATCGGATGCCATTTGGAATGAGATCGCGAGAATCCGAAAAACCCGCCGTCAGGACAACCCAGAAAATGGCGATATCTCCACTCGCACCCCAGGAGGGGTTGCCCGGCTGGCTCCGCAGACAGACTGAGTTTTCACGACCCTAATCTTGCGTGGGCGTGTCGCATCGCATACAAGCCATGGTTTGTTTTGATTCATGCAATGGATTGGCTCATTCAACTGATTACTGGTCACTCCGCAGCGCATGCGGTGCTCATCTTCAGCGCCGTCATCGCGCTCGGTGTCGGGCTGGGACACATTCGTATCTTCGGGGTGAGTCTTGGCATCGCAGGCGTCCTCTTCGCGGGCCTGTTCTTCGGGCACTTTCACCTCACAGTCGAGGATGAAATCCTCGAATTCATCCGCGAATTTGGACTCATTCTGTTCGTGTACACGATCGGAATGCAGGTTGGGCCGGGTTTTTTTGCCTCTTTCCGACGACAGGGCCTTCGGCTCAATCTTCTCGCGGCCGGCGTGGTTTTTGGAGGCGTCCTTACGGCGATCGCCATCTATCACCTCACCGGGCTGCCGGTTCCCGTGCTGGTCGGCTTGCTGTCCGGCGCCGTTACCAACACCCCAGGGTTGGGAGCCGCGCAACAGGTCCTGCGGGACCGCTTGCCGGACTCCCCGGACCTCGCGCTGCCGGGAATGGCCTACGCGGTGGCCTACCCCTTCGGCATTCTCGGCATCATCCTCACAATGTTGCTCATCCGGAAGATCTTTGGCATCCGGATTGAAGAGGAGGCCGCCCGCTTTGACCAAGAGCAGGGGCAGAAAGGACAGTCTCCC
This genomic interval from Kiritimatiellia bacterium contains the following:
- the fmt gene encoding methionyl-tRNA formyltransferase is translated as MRILFMGSDAFAVPAIEALARSPHLVLACVTQPDRPQGRGRKVKPCPAKDAAERLGIPTLTPERIGDAFEEIAARAPELIVVAAYGQYIPSRLLNLPPKGCINIHPSLLPRYRGAAPIQWAVANGETETGVTIAEVTPKMDAGPILLQQSHPIFPGDTALTLESRLANAGAELMLEAIRLIENGEVRRTPQDEASATWARKLTKEDGRLDWRRPATELHNQIRGFVPWPGSFGSFQGRRIAVLASRAEEGSGAPGEILEASRNGPLVACGQGALRLLSVQPEGKREMSGADWARGARVSPGDRLDVDTSA
- a CDS encoding YfhO family protein; its protein translation is MSKEQAGSLAWPRRDYWALIAAAIAMGLIVYREAWLPGTVLFTSDDNIGHVAMRQRWLPEGFWRLWDDSILAGQPGFLLINSTNLLLWLLPVGLFHKVIHAFDLAVGTIGFGLFLRARGVRLVPALLGALTAFWLGSTFFLTYAGHIGKFGVVMFAGLAVWLIEEAIRRRSAAWGALAGAACGGMFLEQADLAVFFSIVLGPYALFAAAREFGRSWVLWARTLVPIGIVALLTAGRAIWVATSFYALDGEGSEARTPEEVWDYCTQWSWPPEETIEWIAPGFFGWRSGETAGPYWGRLGRSKEWDTTRQGFMNFKLETLYLGSIPVAFACLGVWLGLQRGHPRRLETIFWLVAVAVTFVLGCGKFTPVYRLFFELPGMSSIRAPVKFMQVTQFAIGVLAAFGLDALLASQAADSRRARRFAFAAAGVAALLLLIGLGMVSSTATSAQRFAQAGWGQFGGVIAENRAWSVLHAGALLAVAAGLCLALSRRSSGRLAWAAVAVVAVDQLIISRHYVKTVPAEGFISRNAVVDLLAERLGSQRVFIAGQDPAYSHWLNILFPYCGIATYNAAQMRMPEDYREYFQAVGNRPDVLWPSFAIGYLLGPAQVWPELESNPSFRGKFSLEYAFNVFPQGGGFRVAAGTEQNRGRHIVARHVAPAPRFALLSGWEALDKRRTLDRMASREYTPLERALVPETVRLPESTGSGISGSVEILRFETGRAELRVASESGGVLRFSEKYTPYWRATINGEPADVFRCDHIFVGVWVPAGIHAVTLEHYPPRLTLHAQAVGFALAALGAVFAARSSRLRRDEA
- a CDS encoding glycosyltransferase, with protein sequence MRPDARESGGARPSLSVVIPTMGRPILFKSLESLLASPDAGLIEIIIVGIIPDAAVSERVAALISGNPRVRHLPMRFETGDASRKRNAGFQEARADLVAFLDDDVYVPSHWIGRILDSFSAPDVGMVSGPSLVPTDISLFARLAGLALSSRAAGYVAHRYLRGAEARKRVKWSRIIGCNMVFRREAMERLGGFDPAFYPGEEMVAAFRTARMGYALVFDSEAYVFHYPKTTFRGFWRQIFRYGATRVRLIRAGVDVEWTPLVPAAWVASLVVCAALAAVHVAGSWLLAANVAAYFLVALAVTAEVVWQTRRFADSLLLPLLPFMHVAYGVGIWFEVVRPGRDLSDLMGRPTT